From the genome of Uranotaenia lowii strain MFRU-FL chromosome 1, ASM2978415v1, whole genome shotgun sequence, one region includes:
- the LOC129738325 gene encoding nose resistant to fluoxetine protein 6-like — translation MPSHTNGLVGLIVILAQLIQGSASGDFIDLNEYLKFPKLYDYDHFGDCRRTNQNQFVYCLVQVHFKPNESSALWRNISKFSEDQRHYDHRIQERGICVPTCEKKLNQDLSLQKHHSHADLLKLCIGQELERDFGLQIEPNLDLQRCFSANDVAPSLDFLEVTFIIVSAVLLALTICSTWIDLGIRADTGFPQNYFRKPHCTRRHKLLTAFSLPRNVQRLKEPANTVVRQDLLFLEAFRFIQMNRVIDLHVTLAVVKIPKLNPEAIEEIFYNPWIVHYVAEFQHYVQTFFSISGMLLMINFLEHVRKNPQFDAGYLWKRLRARLYRIIPAYWFMLLLEASIVRRFSKDPLGEQFVMDSYQKCRRLWWTNLFFLNNYFGTHEPCMIQAWYLAADLQLFVMALLILAFIWRWPLLQKYIFTAAILGGVCYTTVIAYIRNYPPVMIDDLKLAKEYNFGNPYFELYQPFHLNIAIFVAGMLAGSIYHRFRESRATILRSPLMMVIFYSALVIYFAGCFSDFWIVEHRATIPTILLAIYATLYKHSWGLLSTVIQLWTSLASRKATFKAFFSHPFFAVCGKLCYSFYLVHFTIILQTAGSEGHPWFFTVGKTIDMMWNVSFRTLIYGFLLCVCIELPSGVLLKEYFESDKTGT, via the exons ATGCCTAGCCATACCAACGGACTGGTGGGACTTATCGTGATTTTAGCCCAGCTGATACAGGGCAGTGCCAGTGGTGATTTCATAGATC tGAATGAATACCTCAAGTTCCCCAAACTCTACGATTACGATCATTTTGGAGACTGTCGTAGAACAAATCAGAACCAGTTCGTCTATTGCCTCGTCCAAGTTCACTTCAAACCCAACGAAAGTTCGGCTCTGTGGCGCAATATAAGT AAATTTTCCGAAGATCAGCGCCATTACGATCACCGGATCCAAGAGCGAGGAATTTGTGTACCGACATGTGAGAAAAAGCTGAACCAAGATCTCAGCTTGCAGAAACATCATTCGCATGCCGATTTGCTGAAACTTTGCATCGGCCAGGAGCTGGAACGTGATTTCGGATTGCAGATCGAACCAAATCTTGATCTACAGCGTTGCTTCAGCGCAAATGACGTGGCACCGTCTCTCG ACTTCCTGGAGGTAACGTTCATCATCGTAAGTGCCGTTCTGCTGGCCCTCACAATCTGCTCGACATGGATCGATCTCGGAATCCGGGCAGACACCGGATTCCCGCAGAACTACTTCCGGAAACCTCACTGCACCCGACGCCACAAGCTTCTGACGGCATTCTCCCTACCACGGAACGTCCAGAGACTGAAAGAACCGGCGAATACCGTCGTAAGACAGGATTTACTCTTCTTGGAAGCGTTCCGCTTCATTCAGATGAACCGAGTTATTGATCTTCACGTAACATTGGCGGTGGTAAAGATACCAAAGCTGAATCCTGAGGCGATCGAGGAGATATTCTACAATCCTTGGATAGTGCATTACGTGGCCGAGTTTCAGCACTACGTGCAGACGTTTTTCTCGATTTCCGGAATGCTGTTGATGATTAATTTTCTGGAACATGTGAGAAAGAATCCCCAGTTTGATGCGGGCTATCTGTGGAAGCGATTGCGTGCTCGGTTGTATCGGATCATTCCGGCTTACTGGTTCATGTTGCTGCTGGAGGCGTCCATCGTGAGGAGATTCTCTAAGGATCCTTTGGGGGAGCAGTTTGTCATGGATTCGTATCAGAAGTGCCGAAGGCTTTGGTGGaccaatttgtttttcttgaacaaTTATTTCGGAACACATGAACCG tgcATGATCCAAGCATGGTACCTGGCAGCTGATCTGCAACTGTTTGTGATGGCTCTTCTGATTTTGGCTTTCATCTGGCGATGGCCACTTTTGCAGAAATACATTTTCACAGCAGCTATTCTTGGTGGAGTTTGTTACACGACGGTGATCGCCTACATAAGAAATTACCCTCCGGTGATGATAGACGATCTTAAATTGGCCAAAGAGTACAATTTTGGTAATCCGTACTTCGAACTGTACCAACCTTTTCACCTAAACATAGCGATTTTTGTCGCCGGAATGCTGGCCGGAAGTATCTATCATCGATTCCGGGAATCCCGAGCCACCATCCTAAGATCCCCACTGATGATGGTAATCTTCTATTCAGCCCTAGTGATCTACTTTGCCGGTTGTTTCAGCGACTTCTGGATAGTTGAACACCGGGCCACAATTCCGACCATCCTGCTCGCAATCTATGCCACCCTCTACAAACACTCCTGGGGACTGCTGAGTACGGTCATTCAACTGTGGACATCCCTGGCCTCTCGCAAAGCCACCTTCAAGGCCTTCTTCAGCCATCCTTTTTTTGCCGTTTGCGGAAAACTTTGCTACAGCTTCTATCTGGTGCACTTCACCATAATTCTGCAGACGGCCGGCTCTGAGGGACATCCCTGGTTTTTTACCGTTGGAAAAACT ATCGACATGATGTGGAACGTAAGCTTCCGGACGCTGATTTACGGCTTTCTGCTGTGTGTTTGCATTGAGCTGCCCTCGGGTGTGCTACTGAAAGAGTACTTCGAAAGTGATAAAACTGGCACTTAG